The Akkermansiaceae bacterium nucleotide sequence ACAGGAAGGGGTGGACGCGGCGTGGGCGCAGGTTTCCAACCAATACCAGCGGCGCGCGGATCTGGTGCCCAATCTGGTGAAAACGGTGGAAGGTTCCGCGAACTTCGAGAAGTCCACCTTGGAAAGTGTGGTGAACGCGCGCGCCTCCGTCGGGCGCGTGAACATCGATGCCGGCAAGGCGCCTGACGAGGCGGCCCTGCAGAAGTTCCAGGAAGCGCAGGGCCAGTTCAGCAGCGCCCTGTCCCGCCTGCTGGTGGTTGCGGAGAACTATCCGGACCTGAAAGCGAGCGCCGGATTCCGGGATCTGCAGGTGCAACTGGAGGGGACGGAAAACCGCATCGCGG carries:
- a CDS encoding LemA family protein — its product is MKKGIGVLLVIVGLIVIIAFSVRGTYNSLVGQQEGVDAAWAQVSNQYQRRADLVPNLVKTVEGSANFEKSTLESVVNARASVGRVNIDAGKAPDEAALQKFQEAQGQFSSALSRLLVVAENYPDLKASAGFRDLQVQLEGTENRIAVERGRFNEVVRDYNTSVRKFPAVLFAGMFGFQTKPYFKSDAGTDKVPEVKFGSGQ